The Nitrospira sp. sequence TCTTGTCACCCACTGCATGTCGCTCTGCATTACCCTTTGCGACCGTCAGCGCAGCAGCGGAACAATCGAGAGCAAGAATTCGCACCCCCTCGAGAACGGTCGCGATCGTCACGGCGATACAACCGGATCCGGTACCAACATCAACAAGCGTCGCACCTGCGGCAAGCCCACCCTCCTTGAGAACAGCCTGGACCAGCAGTTCTGTCTCCGGTCGAGGAATCAGCACCGCTGGGTTCACACGAAACTCGAGCCCGCAAAACTCTTGCGTGCCTAAAATGTATTGCAAGGGTTCTCGTTTTATTCGCCTCGACACCAACGCTTCTGTCCGCGCCAGTTGATCGGGCGTCACCGGTTGTTCCACCCGGCTTGCCAACTGATGATGTTCCATGCTCAGAGCATGGGCCAACAGCCATACGGCTTCCTGTGCTGAGTTGGTTGTCCCGGAGTGATCCAATGCCTGGCGCGTCCACGCCATAAGCGTACCGACCGTCTTCAGCTCTGTATTCATGGAGACTTCCGCACCTATACCTTCGCCGTTTCAGCCTGCTGCTGTTGAGCCTTCAGTGCCTGAACGATCTCATCAAGGTCGCCTTCCATCACCAATTCCAGCTTGTGAAGCGTCATACCGACTCGGTGATCCGTGACCCGGTTCTGTGGAAAGTTGTATGTGCGAATCTTCTCGCTCCGTTCGCCGCTTCCCACCTGCGACTTTCTGTTCTGAGCGATCTCCGCATCTTGCTTTTCCCGTTCAGCCTCTACGATCCTGGCACGCAAGGTCCGCATGGCCTTGGTCCGGTTTTTCAGCTGCGACCGCTCATCCTGGCAGGTCACGACGACACCGGTTGGAAGATGCGTGATTCGAACGGCTGAATACGTCGTGTTTACGCTCTGCCCTCCCGCCCCAGATGAACAAAACGTATCGATTCGTAGATCCTTCGGATCAATCTGCACGTCCACTTCGTCGACCTCCGGCATGACTGCCACGGTCACGGTGGATGTGTGAATGCGGCCGCTCGCCTCCGTCACGGGGACCCGCTGCACTCGATGCACACCGGCTTCATACTTGAAGTGGCTGTACGCTCCCTTGCCCTCGATCAAGGCAACAATGTTCTTGTAGCCGCCGATGCCCGTCTCGGATGCTTCAACGGTATCAAC is a genomic window containing:
- the prmC gene encoding peptide chain release factor N(5)-glutamine methyltransferase — encoded protein: MNTELKTVGTLMAWTRQALDHSGTTNSAQEAVWLLAHALSMEHHQLASRVEQPVTPDQLARTEALVSRRIKREPLQYILGTQEFCGLEFRVNPAVLIPRPETELLVQAVLKEGGLAAGATLVDVGTGSGCIAVTIATVLEGVRILALDCSAAALTVAKGNAERHAVGDKIAWIEGDLLSPLRDRDVGRAVDVIVSNPPYISDEEWVRLQPEVRNFEPRGALLAGPRGTEVHERLFQDSKEFLVPDGLLVMEIGLGQGSLVRQAAEQAGGYTGLQTVKDEAGIERVFIARRAG
- the prfA gene encoding peptide chain release factor 1 — its product is MEAVLLKKWESLASRFQELTDQLMDPSVVSQPTLLHKLSKERTDLEPAVRLLGTYHEYAKQLEDAMQILADPSAGSELHKLAVEEKADLERQREEIEGQVREFLIPKDPRDEKSLVLEIRAGTGGDEAALFAGELFRLYIKYAEKKGFKVDTVEASETGIGGYKNIVALIEGKGAYSHFKYEAGVHRVQRVPVTEASGRIHTSTVTVAVMPEVDEVDVQIDPKDLRIDTFCSSGAGGQSVNTTYSAVRITHLPTGVVVTCQDERSQLKNRTKAMRTLRARIVEAEREKQDAEIAQNRKSQVGSGERSEKIRTYNFPQNRVTDHRVGMTLHKLELVMEGDLDEIVQALKAQQQQAETAKV